Proteins co-encoded in one Novosphingobium sp. PP1Y genomic window:
- a CDS encoding aldose 1-epimerase family protein, producing MPEVELLTIGSGDLTARINPFGAELWSLTDALGREFMTDADPAFWGGHAPLLFPIVGALNGDRYLLEGQEYALPKHGFARNSLFETIAAEECRACFRLTDSEATRAVYPFAFALEVEFRLEGMTLHMTATVRNTGEAQLPFSFGYHPAFAWPLPGGSEKADHVIAFAEPEPQPIRRIDPPSGLLLSEVFESPVEGHHLELDAALFEPDAMIWDAPTSRSLTFGTPGGSQLAIAFPDTPMLGIWQKPGARYLCIEPWQGHADPVGFAGEFRSKPGIVELEPGASRSFRMDVTVLTAD from the coding sequence GTGCCGGAAGTGGAATTGCTGACTATCGGTTCCGGCGATCTGACTGCCCGGATCAACCCTTTCGGGGCCGAGTTGTGGTCGCTGACCGATGCCCTCGGGCGCGAGTTCATGACCGATGCCGATCCGGCGTTCTGGGGCGGCCATGCTCCGCTGCTGTTCCCCATCGTCGGCGCGCTCAATGGTGACAGGTACCTGCTCGAGGGGCAGGAATACGCACTGCCCAAGCACGGCTTTGCCCGCAATTCCCTGTTCGAAACAATCGCAGCAGAAGAGTGCCGCGCCTGCTTTCGGCTGACGGACAGTGAGGCGACGCGCGCGGTCTATCCCTTCGCCTTCGCGCTGGAGGTGGAGTTCCGCCTGGAGGGCATGACGCTGCACATGACGGCGACGGTCCGCAACACCGGCGAAGCGCAGTTGCCTTTCAGCTTCGGCTATCATCCAGCCTTTGCCTGGCCGCTGCCCGGCGGGTCGGAAAAGGCCGATCACGTCATTGCCTTCGCCGAGCCCGAGCCGCAGCCGATCCGGCGAATCGATCCGCCCAGCGGCCTGCTGCTTTCCGAAGTCTTCGAATCCCCGGTCGAGGGGCATCATCTGGAGCTCGATGCCGCGCTGTTCGAGCCGGATGCGATGATCTGGGACGCGCCGACGAGCCGTTCGCTGACTTTCGGGACGCCCGGCGGCTCGCAGCTTGCCATCGCCTTTCCCGATACGCCGATGCTGGGCATCTGGCAGAAACCCGGCGCACGCTACTTGTGCATCGAGCCCTGGCAGGGCCATGCCGATCCGGTGGGATTCGCCGGAGAGTTCCGCAGCAAGCCGGGGATCGTCGAACTCGAACCCGGCGCCAGCCGTTCGTTCCGCATGGACGTGACCGTCCTGACGGCCGATTGA